One genomic segment of Manis javanica isolate MJ-LG chromosome 7, MJ_LKY, whole genome shotgun sequence includes these proteins:
- the MMS19 gene encoding MMS19 nucleotide excision repair protein homolog isoform X5 — protein MDGEKDPRNLLVAFCIVHDLISRDYSLGPFVEELFEVTSCYFPIDFTPPPNDPHGIQREDLILSLRAVLASTPRFAEFLLPLLIEKVDSEILSAKLDSLQTLNACCAVYGQKELKDFLPSLWASVRREVFQTASERVETEGLAALRSLTACLSRSVLRADAEDLVDSFLSNILQDCRHHLCEPDMKLVWPSAKLLQAAAGASARACDHITSNVLPLLLEQFQKHSQSSQRRTILEMILGFLKLQQKWSCEDKDERPLNGFKDQLCSLVFMALTDPSTHLQLVGIRTLTVLGAQPDLLSSGDMDQAVGHLYRLSFLEEDSQSCRVAALEASGTLATLYPGAFSSHLVSKLAEELCIGESDLARGDRLNECSRHLCCLQALSAVSTHPSIVRETVPLLLQHLCWMNKGNLFAGTNEVIAVCQSLQQVAEKCQQDPESCWYFHQTAVPHLLALAVQASLPEKEHSVLRKVLLEDKVLAAMASVIGTATTHLSPDLAAQSVGHIVPLFLDGNISFLPENSFPCRFQPFQGGSAAQRRLVALLMAFVCSLPRNVEIPQLNQLMQELLELSCYHSCTFSSTAATKCFAGLLNKLPAGQQLDEFLQLAMDKVETGLSSGPYRSQAFALLLWVTKALVLRYHPLSSCLTDRLVGLLSDPELGPAAADGFSLLMSDCTDVLTRAGHADVRIMFRQRFFTDNVPALVQGFHAASQDVKPNYLKGLSHVLNRLPKPVLLPELPTLLSLLLEALSCPDCVVQLSTLSCLQPLLLEAPQVMSLHVDTLVTKFLTLSSSASMAVRIAALQCMHALTRLPTPVLLPYKPQVIRALAKPLDDKKRLVRKEAVSARGEWFLLGSPGS, from the exons CCACCAAATGATCCCCATGGTATCCAGAGAGAAGATCTCATCCTGAGTCTTCGCGCTGTGCTGGCTTCCACACCCCGATTTGCTGAG TTCCTTCTGCCTTTGCTGATAGAGAAAGTGGATTCTGAGATTCTGAGTGCCAAGCTGGATTCTCTGCAGACTCTG AATGCTTGCTGTGCTGTGTATGGGCAGAAGGAACTAAAGGACTTCCTCCCCAGCCTTTGGGCATCAGTCCGAAGAGAG GTGTTCCAGACAGCAAGTGAGCGGGTGGAGACCGAGGGCCTGGCAGCCCTCCGCTCCTTGACGGCGTGTCTGTCTCGCTCTGTGCTGAGGGCTGATGCTGAGGACCTCGTTGATTCCTTCCTTAGCAACATTCTACAGG ACTGCAGGCACCATCTGTGCGAACCGGACATGAAACTGGTATGGCCTAGTGCCAAACTGTTGCAGGCAGCTGCGGGTGCATCTGCCCGGGCCTGTGACCATATCACCAGCAACGTACTGCCTTTACTGCTGGAACAGTTCCAGAAGCACAGTCAG AGCAGCCAACGGCGGACAATCCTTGAAATGATCCTGGGTTTTTTGAAGCTGCAACAGAAATGGAGCTGTGAAGACAAGG ATGAAAGGCCTCTGAATGGCTTCAAGGACCAGCTGTGTTCACTGGTATTCATGGCCCTGACAGACCCCAGCACCCACCTTCAGCTTGTTGGCATCCGTACACTGACAGTCTTGGGTGCCCAGCCAG ATCTCCTGTCTTCTGGGGACATGGACCAGGCAGTGGGTCACCTATACAGActgagcttcctggaggaggattCCCAGAGTTG CAGGGTGGCAGCACTGGAAGCATCGGGAACCCTGGCCACTCTTTACCCTGGGGCCTTCAGCAGCCATCTAGTATCCAAGCTTGCTGAGGAGCTGTGCATAG GGGAGTCAGATTTGGCCAGAGGGGACAGACTCAACGAGTGCTCCCGGCACCTGTGCTGTCTGCAAGCCTTGTCAGCTGTGTCAACCCACCCGAGCATTGTCAGGGAGACCGTACCTCTGCTGCTGCAGCACCTCTGTTGGATGAACAAAG GGAATCTGTTTGCAGGGACAAATGAAGTTATTGCTGTCTGTCAGAGCCTCCAGCAGGTGGCAGAAAAATGCCAGCAGGACCCGGAGAGCTGCTGGTATTTCCATCAGACAGCTGTACCTCACCTGCTTGCCTTGGCTGTGCAGGCTTCCCTGCCAG AGAAGGAACACTCAGTTCTGAGAAAAGTACTGTTGGAGGATAAGGTCTTGGCTGCCATGGCGTCTGTCATTGGCACTGCCACTACCCACTTGAGCCCAGA CTTAGCTGCCCAGAGTGTCGGCCACATTGTGCCCCTTTTCTTGGATGGCAACATCTCCTTTCTGCCTGAAAACAGCTTCCCTTGCAGATTCCAGCCATTCCAG GGAGGCTCCGCAGCACAGAGGCGGCTGGTTGCACTGCTTATGGCCTTTGTCTGCTCCCTGCCTCGAAAT GTGGAAATCCCTCAGCTGAACCAACTCATGCAGGAACTTCTAGAGCTGAGCTGCTACCACAGCTGCACCTTCTCCTCCACTGCTGCCACCAAGTGCTTTGCAGGACTCCTCAACAAGCTCCCTGCAG GGCAACAGCTGGATGAATTCCTACAGCTGGCTATGGACAAAGTGGAGACGGGCCTGAGTTCTGGGCCCTATCGTAGTCAAGCCTTCGCACTGCTTCTCTGG GTAACAAAGGCCCTAGTGCTCAGATATCATCCTCTCAGCTCCTGCCTTACAGACCGG CTCGTGGGCCTCCTGAGTGACCCAGAACTAGGCCCAGCAGCTGCCGATGGCTTCTCTCTGCTCATGTCTGACTGTACTGATGTGTTGACTCGTGCTGGCCACGCTGACGTGCGGATCATGTTCCGCCAGCGGTTCTTCACAGATAATGTGCCTGCTTTGGTCCAGGGCTTCCATGCTGCTTCCCAAG ATGTGAAGCCAAATTACCTGAAAGGTCTGTCTCATGTACTTAACAGGCTGCCTAAGCCTGTGCTCTTACCAGAGCTGCCCACG CTGCTCTCCTTGCTGCTGGAGGCCCTGTCCTGCCCTGACTGTGTGGTACAGCTCTCCACCCTCAGCTGCCTCCAGCCTCTTCTACTGGAAGCACCGCAAGTCATGAGCCTTCATGTTGACACCCTGGTCACCAAGTTTCTAACCCTCAGCTCTAGTGCTTCCATG GCTGTCCGGATTGCTGCACTGCAGTGTATGCATGCCCTCACTCGCCTGCCTACCCCTGTG CTGCTGCCATACAAACCACAGGTGATCCGGGCCTTAGCCAAACCCCTCGATGACAAGAAGAGACTGGTGCGCAAGGAAGCAGTGTCAGCCAGGGGAGAATG gtttctgctgggaagccCTGGCAGCTGA
- the ZDHHC16 gene encoding palmitoyltransferase ZDHHC16, with protein MWGQRSLLLGPARLCLRLLLLLGYRRRCPPLLRGLVQRWRYGKVCLRSLLYNSFGGSDTAVDAAFEPIYWLVDNVIRWCGVVFVVLVIVLTSSIVAIAYLCVLPLILRTYSVPRLCWHFFYSHWNLILIVFHYYQAITTPPGYPPQGRNDIATVSICKKCIYPKPARTHHCSICNRCVLKMDHHCPWLNNCVGHYNHRYFFSFCFFMTLGCVYCSYGSWDLFQEAYAAIEKMKQLDKNKLQAVANQTYQQTPPFTFSFRERVTHKSLIYLWFLCSSVALALGALTIWHAVLISRGETSIERHINRKERRRLQAKGRVFKNHYNYGCLDNWKVFLGVDTGRHWLTRVLLPSSHLPHGNGMTWDPPPWVTAHSASVMAV; from the exons ATGTGGGGCCAGCGGAGCCTGCTGCTGGGCCCTGCCCGCCTCTGCCTGCGCCTGCTTCTGCTCCTGGGCTACAGGCGCCGCTGCCCACCTCTGCTCCGGGGCCTGGTACAGCGCTGGCGCTATGGCAAGGTCTGCCTGCGTTCCCTGCTCTACAACTCCTTTGGGGGCAGCGACACTGCTGTTGATGCTGCCTTTGAGCCTATCTACTGGCTGGTGGACAACGTGATCCGCTGGTGTGGGGTG GTGTTCGTGGTGCTGGTGATCGTGCTGACCAGCTCCATTGTGGCCATTGCCTACCTGTGTGTTTTGCCCCTCATCCTCCGAACCTACTCAGTGCCACGACTCTGCTGGCATTTCTTCTATAGTCACTGGAATCTGATCCTCATCGTCTTCCATTACTACCAGGCCATTACCACTCCACCTGGATACCCACCCCAG GGCAGGAATGATATCGCAACCGTCTCCATCTGTAAGAAGTGCATTTACCCCAAGCCAGCCCGAACACACCACTGCAGCATCTGCAATAG GTGTGTGTTGAAGATGGATCATCACTGCC CCTGGCTAAATAACTGTGTGGGCCACTATAACCATCGGTActtcttctctttctgctttttcatgaCTCTGGGCTGTGTCTACTGCAGCTATGGAAGTTGGGACCTCTTCCAGGAGGCTTATGCTGCCATCGAG AAAATGAAACAGCTCGACAAGAACAAACTGCAGGCGGTTGCCAACCAG actTATCAGCAGACCCCACCATTCACCTTCTCCTTTCGAGAAAGGGTAACTCACAAGAGTCTCATCTACCTCTGGTTCCTGTGCAG CTCCGTAGCACTTGCCCTGGGTGCTCTAACCATATGGCATGCTGTTCTCATCAGTCGAGGTGAGACCAGTATCGAAAGGCACATCAACAGGAAGGAGAGACGTCGGCTGCAGGCCAAGGGCAGA GTTTTTAAGAATCATTATAACTACGGCTGCTTGGATAACTGGAAGGTGTTCCTGGGTGTGGACACAGGAAG GCACTGGCTTACCCGGGTGCTGTTACCTTCTAGTCACCTGCCCCATGGGAATGGAATGACCTGGGACCCCCCTCCTTGGGTGACAGCTCACTCAGCCTCTGTGATGGCCGTGTAA
- the EXOSC1 gene encoding exosome complex component CSL4, whose protein sequence is MAPPVRYCIPGERLCNLEEGSPGSGTYIRHGCIFSSLAGCLMKSSENGTLPVISVMRETESQLLPDVGAVVTCKVSSINSRFAKVHILYVGSTPLKNSFRGTIRKEDVRATEKDKVEIYKSFRPGDIVLAKVISLGDAQSNYLLTTAENELGVVVAHSESGVQMVPISWCEMQCPKTHTKEFRKVARVQPEFLQT, encoded by the exons ATGGCGCCACCCGTGAGGTACTGCATCCCGG GCGAACGCCTCTGTAATTTGGAGGAGGGCAGCCCTGGCAGCGGCACCTACATCCGGCACGGCTGCATCTTTTCGTCGCTTGCTGGCTGCCTGATGAAGAGCAGCGAGAACGGCACG CTTCCTGTCATATCTGTGATGAGAGAAACAGAGTCCCAATTGCTGCCAGATGTGGGGGCTGTTGTAACCTGTAAG GTCTCTAGCATCAATTCACGCTTTGCCAAAGTGCACATCCTATATGTGGGATCCACACCTCTTAAGAACTCTTTTCGAGGAACTATCCG AAAGGAAGATGTCCGAGCTACTGAAAAAGACAAG GTTGAAATTTATAAGAGTTTCCGCCCGGGAGATATTGTCCTGGCCAAAGTG ATCTCCCTAGGTGATGCACAATCCAACTACCTCCTGACCACTGCTGAAAATgagctgggggtggtggtggctcACAGTGAGTCAG GTGTCCAGATGGTTCCCATCAGCTGGTGTGAGATGCAGTGCCCCAAGACCCACACTAAAGAATTCCGAAAAGTGGCCCGAGTACAACCTGAATTCTTGCAGACCTAA
- the MMS19 gene encoding MMS19 nucleotide excision repair protein homolog isoform X6, with product MRTREEELKGLGADFTFGFIQVMDGEKDPRNLLVAFCIVHDLISRDYSLGPFVEELFEVTSCYFPIDFTPPPNDPHGIQREDLILSLRAVLASTPRFAEFLLPLLIEKVDSEILSAKLDSLQTLNACCAVYGQKELKDFLPSLWASVRREVFQTASERVETEGLAALRSLTACLSRSVLRADAEDLVDSFLSNILQDCRHHLCEPDMKLVWPSAKLLQAAAGASARACDHITSNVLPLLLEQFQKHSQSSQRRTILEMILGFLKLQQKWSCEDKDERPLNGFKDQLCSLVFMALTDPSTHLQLVGIRTLTVLGAQPDLLSSGDMDQAVGHLYRLSFLEEDSQSCRVAALEASGTLATLYPGAFSSHLVSKLAEELCIGESDLARGDRLNECSRHLCCLQALSAVSTHPSIVRETVPLLLQHLCWMNKGNLFAGTNEVIAVCQSLQQVAEKCQQDPESCWYFHQTAVPHLLALAVQASLPEKEHSVLRKVLLEDKVLAAMASVIGTATTHLSPDLAAQSVGHIVPLFLDGNISFLPENSFPCRFQPFQGGSAAQRRLVALLMAFVCSLPRNVEIPQLNQLMQELLELSCYHSCTFSSTAATKCFAGLLNKLPAGQQLDEFLQLAMDKVETGLSSGPYRSQAFALLLWVTKALVLRYHPLSSCLTDRLVGLLSDPELGPAAADGFSLLMSDCTDVLTRAGHADVRIMFRQRFFTDNVPALVQGFHAASQDVKPNYLKGLSHVLNRLPKPVLLPELPTLLSLLLEALSCPDCVVQLSTLSCLQPLLLEAPQVMSLHVDTLVTKFLTLSSSASMAVRIAALQCMHALTRLPTPVLLPYKPQVIRALAKPLDDKKRLVRKEAVSARGEWFLLGSPGS from the exons CCACCAAATGATCCCCATGGTATCCAGAGAGAAGATCTCATCCTGAGTCTTCGCGCTGTGCTGGCTTCCACACCCCGATTTGCTGAG TTCCTTCTGCCTTTGCTGATAGAGAAAGTGGATTCTGAGATTCTGAGTGCCAAGCTGGATTCTCTGCAGACTCTG AATGCTTGCTGTGCTGTGTATGGGCAGAAGGAACTAAAGGACTTCCTCCCCAGCCTTTGGGCATCAGTCCGAAGAGAG GTGTTCCAGACAGCAAGTGAGCGGGTGGAGACCGAGGGCCTGGCAGCCCTCCGCTCCTTGACGGCGTGTCTGTCTCGCTCTGTGCTGAGGGCTGATGCTGAGGACCTCGTTGATTCCTTCCTTAGCAACATTCTACAGG ACTGCAGGCACCATCTGTGCGAACCGGACATGAAACTGGTATGGCCTAGTGCCAAACTGTTGCAGGCAGCTGCGGGTGCATCTGCCCGGGCCTGTGACCATATCACCAGCAACGTACTGCCTTTACTGCTGGAACAGTTCCAGAAGCACAGTCAG AGCAGCCAACGGCGGACAATCCTTGAAATGATCCTGGGTTTTTTGAAGCTGCAACAGAAATGGAGCTGTGAAGACAAGG ATGAAAGGCCTCTGAATGGCTTCAAGGACCAGCTGTGTTCACTGGTATTCATGGCCCTGACAGACCCCAGCACCCACCTTCAGCTTGTTGGCATCCGTACACTGACAGTCTTGGGTGCCCAGCCAG ATCTCCTGTCTTCTGGGGACATGGACCAGGCAGTGGGTCACCTATACAGActgagcttcctggaggaggattCCCAGAGTTG CAGGGTGGCAGCACTGGAAGCATCGGGAACCCTGGCCACTCTTTACCCTGGGGCCTTCAGCAGCCATCTAGTATCCAAGCTTGCTGAGGAGCTGTGCATAG GGGAGTCAGATTTGGCCAGAGGGGACAGACTCAACGAGTGCTCCCGGCACCTGTGCTGTCTGCAAGCCTTGTCAGCTGTGTCAACCCACCCGAGCATTGTCAGGGAGACCGTACCTCTGCTGCTGCAGCACCTCTGTTGGATGAACAAAG GGAATCTGTTTGCAGGGACAAATGAAGTTATTGCTGTCTGTCAGAGCCTCCAGCAGGTGGCAGAAAAATGCCAGCAGGACCCGGAGAGCTGCTGGTATTTCCATCAGACAGCTGTACCTCACCTGCTTGCCTTGGCTGTGCAGGCTTCCCTGCCAG AGAAGGAACACTCAGTTCTGAGAAAAGTACTGTTGGAGGATAAGGTCTTGGCTGCCATGGCGTCTGTCATTGGCACTGCCACTACCCACTTGAGCCCAGA CTTAGCTGCCCAGAGTGTCGGCCACATTGTGCCCCTTTTCTTGGATGGCAACATCTCCTTTCTGCCTGAAAACAGCTTCCCTTGCAGATTCCAGCCATTCCAG GGAGGCTCCGCAGCACAGAGGCGGCTGGTTGCACTGCTTATGGCCTTTGTCTGCTCCCTGCCTCGAAAT GTGGAAATCCCTCAGCTGAACCAACTCATGCAGGAACTTCTAGAGCTGAGCTGCTACCACAGCTGCACCTTCTCCTCCACTGCTGCCACCAAGTGCTTTGCAGGACTCCTCAACAAGCTCCCTGCAG GGCAACAGCTGGATGAATTCCTACAGCTGGCTATGGACAAAGTGGAGACGGGCCTGAGTTCTGGGCCCTATCGTAGTCAAGCCTTCGCACTGCTTCTCTGG GTAACAAAGGCCCTAGTGCTCAGATATCATCCTCTCAGCTCCTGCCTTACAGACCGG CTCGTGGGCCTCCTGAGTGACCCAGAACTAGGCCCAGCAGCTGCCGATGGCTTCTCTCTGCTCATGTCTGACTGTACTGATGTGTTGACTCGTGCTGGCCACGCTGACGTGCGGATCATGTTCCGCCAGCGGTTCTTCACAGATAATGTGCCTGCTTTGGTCCAGGGCTTCCATGCTGCTTCCCAAG ATGTGAAGCCAAATTACCTGAAAGGTCTGTCTCATGTACTTAACAGGCTGCCTAAGCCTGTGCTCTTACCAGAGCTGCCCACG CTGCTCTCCTTGCTGCTGGAGGCCCTGTCCTGCCCTGACTGTGTGGTACAGCTCTCCACCCTCAGCTGCCTCCAGCCTCTTCTACTGGAAGCACCGCAAGTCATGAGCCTTCATGTTGACACCCTGGTCACCAAGTTTCTAACCCTCAGCTCTAGTGCTTCCATG GCTGTCCGGATTGCTGCACTGCAGTGTATGCATGCCCTCACTCGCCTGCCTACCCCTGTG CTGCTGCCATACAAACCACAGGTGATCCGGGCCTTAGCCAAACCCCTCGATGACAAGAAGAGACTGGTGCGCAAGGAAGCAGTGTCAGCCAGGGGAGAATG gtttctgctgggaagccCTGGCAGCTGA